Genomic DNA from Anabaena sphaerica FACHB-251:
ATTATCAATTTTGGAAGATTTTGTCAATGTGAATAAATACAGTTTTCAAAACTAACTATTTTTGTTTTAATGTACAAACAAAAACTTAACTAAAATTTAAGGAAATTTATGGTATACAAACAAACATCATTTTTAGTGACTGTTCTATTGTTAGGAAGTTTTGTGACTACTACTCCTGTGATAGCTGAGGATACAGAAGTATTATTAGTTGCACAAGCCAGAAACCCGCGACTAAAGGAACTGTTAGAGGAAGGGCGGAGACTAGTAGATGCGGGGGATTATAATGGGGCGATCGCAATTTATCAAGAAGCGGGCAGATTAGATCCCAGAAATGCGAGAATCCATTCTGGTATTGGCTACTTATATGCTCAACAAGGTAATTTTCAGTTAGCCTTAACTGCTTACCGTCGTGCGATCGCTATCGACCCCAACAATAGTGATTTTTATTACGCTGTAGGTTATATCAAAGGGAACTTAGCAGACACCAACGGAGCCAAAGAAGCTTATCGTCGTGCCATCCAGTTAAACCGTAGTAATGTAAATGCTTATCTAGGTTTAGGTGTCACCCAAACCAGTTTGGGAGACTATGAATCAGCTATGTGGGCTTATGAACAAGCAATTAACCTGAATAGAAACAACCCCCGCACCTATGAGTTAATGGGTTCAATGTTTAAGCAGCGAAGACAAACTCAACAAGCCAGCAATGTATTAAGGAAAGCCCTGAATTTATATCGCAGTGGTAATGACCCAGACGGTGTGGACAGGGTAGAAGCCATGCTGCGAGAAATAGGAGGCTAATTCACATAT
This window encodes:
- a CDS encoding tetratricopeptide repeat protein; translated protein: MVYKQTSFLVTVLLLGSFVTTTPVIAEDTEVLLVAQARNPRLKELLEEGRRLVDAGDYNGAIAIYQEAGRLDPRNARIHSGIGYLYAQQGNFQLALTAYRRAIAIDPNNSDFYYAVGYIKGNLADTNGAKEAYRRAIQLNRSNVNAYLGLGVTQTSLGDYESAMWAYEQAINLNRNNPRTYELMGSMFKQRRQTQQASNVLRKALNLYRSGNDPDGVDRVEAMLREIGG